In the Nicotiana tabacum cultivar K326 chromosome 16, ASM71507v2, whole genome shotgun sequence genome, one interval contains:
- the LOC107770428 gene encoding glutamate--tRNA ligase, chloroplastic/mitochondrial-like: MGYLPQAMANYLALLGWGDGTENEFFTLEQLVEKFTIERVNKSGAIFDSTKLRWMNGQHLRSIPSEELNRIIGERWKDAGITTESQGIFIQDAVLLLKDGIDLITDSEKALSSLLSYPLYETLASAEGKPILEDGVSEVAKSLLAAYDSGELSGALAEGWQKWVKNFGKLLKRKGKSLFMPLRVLLTGKLHGPDIHSFALYDDVHLTEEVCLIRVFFGLVANLVDLVWLVANLVELVWFGSQSC; the protein is encoded by the exons ATGGGGTGATGGTACAGAAAATGAGTTTTTCACTCTTGAACAACTTG TTGAAAAGTTCACAATTGAACGTGTAAACAAAAGTGGTGCCATTTTTGATTCGACCAAGTTAAG GTGGATGAATGGTCAGCATTTGAGATCTATACCATCTGAAGAGCTGAACCGAATTATTGGTGAAAGGTGGAAGGATGCAGGCATCACTACAGAATCACAAGGAATCTTTATACAG GATGCTGTTTTGCTCCTGAAGGATGGGATTGACTTGATAACAGATTCAGAGAAAGCGCTTTCAAGTTTGCTATCTTATCCTTTATATGAAACTTTGGCAAG CGCTGAAGGAAAACCAATCTTAGAAGATGGGGTTTCTGAAGTTGCTAAGAGCTTGTTAGCTGCCTACGACAGTGGCGAGCTCTCTGGTGCACTTGCAGAAGGATGGCAAAAGTGGGTGAAGAATTTTGGTAAATTGCTGAAGCGCAAG GGAAAATCTCTCTTCATGCCCCTTCGGGTGTTACTAACAGGAAAGCTTCATGGACCTGATATTCATAGTTTTGCTCTATACGATGATGTCCATCTCACTGAAGAAGtgtgcctaataagagttttctttggtttggtagccaaccttgttgacttggtttggttggtagccaatcttgttgaattagtttggtttggtagccaatcttgttga